In the genome of Pseudomonas protegens, one region contains:
- a CDS encoding addiction module antidote protein: MTQILTHFDMAELLDSDQAIAEYLSQVLADGDTEEFLRAIGYVAKARGMSQIARDAGMGRESLYKAFAPGSKPRFDTVLKVIHALGIDLQAQPGHVEKPKAS, encoded by the coding sequence ATGACCCAGATATTGACCCACTTCGACATGGCCGAGTTGCTGGACAGCGACCAGGCCATCGCAGAATACCTGTCACAAGTGCTGGCCGACGGTGATACCGAGGAGTTTCTTCGAGCCATTGGCTACGTAGCCAAAGCTCGGGGCATGTCCCAGATTGCCCGGGATGCCGGGATGGGCCGGGAAAGCCTGTACAAGGCTTTTGCCCCGGGCTCAAAACCGCGATTCGACACCGTCTTGAAGGTCATTCATGCCTTGGGGATCGATCTGCAGGCCCAGCCAGGGCATGTGGAGAAACCCAAGGCCAGTTGA
- a CDS encoding DEAD/DEAH box helicase, which yields MFSQFALHERLLKAVAELKFVEPTPVQAAAIPLALQGRDLRVTAQTGSGKTAAFVLPILNRLIGPAKIRVSIKTLILLPTRELAQQTLKEVERFSQFTFIKSGLITGGEDFKVQAAMLRKVPDILIGTPGRMLEQLNAGNLDLKEVEVLVLDEADRMLDMGFAEDVQRLVDECPNRQQTMLFSATTGGSGLREMVAKVLNNPEHLQLNSVSQLNETTRQQIITADHNQHKEQIVNWLLANETYQKAIVFTNTRAMADRIYGRLVAQDYKAFVLHGEKDQKDRKLAIDRLKQGGVKILVATDVAARGLDVDGLDLVINFDMPRSGDEYVHRIGRTGRAGNDGLAISLICHGDWNLMSSIERYLKQSFERRTIKEVKGTYSGPKKVKASGKAVGVKKKKTDAKGDKKKSVAKAPTKRKTANRPKSDSLVSQDGLAPLKRRKPQAPAAE from the coding sequence GTGTTTTCCCAATTCGCCCTGCACGAACGCCTGCTCAAAGCCGTGGCCGAGCTTAAATTTGTCGAGCCGACGCCGGTGCAAGCAGCGGCTATTCCGCTCGCGCTGCAAGGGCGTGACCTGCGGGTGACGGCGCAGACCGGTAGCGGCAAGACCGCGGCCTTTGTCCTGCCGATCCTCAATCGCCTGATCGGCCCGGCGAAGATCCGCGTCAGCATCAAGACCCTGATCCTGCTGCCGACCCGGGAACTGGCCCAGCAGACCCTCAAGGAAGTCGAGCGTTTCTCCCAGTTCACCTTCATCAAGTCCGGCCTGATCACCGGCGGTGAAGACTTCAAGGTCCAGGCCGCCATGCTGCGCAAGGTGCCGGACATCCTCATCGGCACCCCGGGGCGCATGCTGGAGCAGCTCAACGCCGGCAACCTCGACCTCAAGGAAGTCGAAGTGCTGGTGCTCGACGAAGCCGACCGCATGCTCGACATGGGCTTTGCCGAAGACGTGCAGCGGCTGGTGGATGAATGCCCGAACCGCCAGCAGACCATGCTGTTCTCCGCCACCACCGGCGGCTCCGGCCTGCGCGAGATGGTCGCCAAGGTCCTCAACAACCCTGAGCACCTGCAACTCAACAGCGTCAGCCAGCTCAACGAAACCACCCGTCAGCAGATCATCACCGCCGATCACAACCAGCACAAAGAGCAGATCGTCAACTGGCTGCTGGCCAACGAGACCTACCAGAAGGCCATCGTCTTCACCAACACCCGGGCCATGGCCGACCGCATCTATGGCCGCCTGGTGGCCCAGGACTACAAGGCGTTCGTGCTGCACGGCGAAAAGGACCAGAAGGACCGCAAGCTGGCCATCGACCGCCTGAAGCAGGGCGGAGTGAAGATCCTCGTGGCCACCGACGTCGCCGCCCGTGGCCTGGACGTGGACGGCCTGGACCTGGTGATCAACTTCGACATGCCCCGCAGCGGCGACGAATACGTGCACCGCATCGGCCGTACCGGCCGTGCTGGCAACGATGGCCTGGCCATCTCGCTGATCTGCCACGGCGACTGGAACCTGATGTCGAGCATCGAGCGCTACCTCAAGCAGAGCTTCGAGCGCCGCACCATCAAGGAAGTCAAAGGCACCTACAGCGGCCCGAAAAAGGTCAAGGCGTCCGGCAAGGCCGTTGGCGTGAAGAAGAAAAAGACCGACGCCAAGGGCGACAAGAAAAAGTCCGTGGCCAAGGCCCCGACCAAGCGCAAGACCGCCAACCGGCCGAAAAGCGACAGCCTGGTCAGCCAGGACGGCCTGGCGCCGCTCAAGCGCCGCAAGCCACAGGCACCGGCGGCTGAATAA
- a CDS encoding mechanosensitive ion channel family protein, which translates to MDFKQLWLNTQDLWGALDQHPLLHAGIGLALLLVIALVLGRVARYLVLHAVRLLGRQPALHWLNDLRHNKVFHRLAQMTPSLVIQFGLHLVPELSKTSLLFLGNLAMAFTILFQLLALSALLNALLDIYARTEHARTRSIKGYVQLAKMVLYVFGAIIIVATLIDRSPLLLLSGLGAMSAVILLVYKDTLLSFVASVQLTSNDMLRVGDWIEMPQVGADGDVVDITLHTVKVQNFDKTIVSIPTWRLMSESFKNWRGMQQSGGRRIKRSLYIDASGVRFLHDDEEQRLSKVRLLTDYIGRKQAELKSWNEAQGNVAALSANRRRMTNIGTFRAYALAYLKSHPEIQPNMTCMVRQMQTTAQGIPLEIYCFTRTTAWVDYERIQGDIFDYLLAVMPEFGLNLYQQPSGTDLRAGLLPAIAGASHVPQLEKHAL; encoded by the coding sequence ATGGATTTCAAACAGCTCTGGCTCAATACCCAGGACCTCTGGGGAGCCCTCGATCAACACCCCCTCCTGCACGCCGGCATCGGCCTGGCCCTGTTACTGGTGATCGCCCTGGTGCTCGGACGAGTGGCCCGCTACCTGGTGCTACACGCCGTCAGGCTGCTGGGACGCCAACCGGCGCTGCACTGGCTCAATGACCTGCGCCACAACAAGGTGTTCCATCGCCTGGCGCAGATGACCCCATCCCTGGTGATCCAGTTCGGCCTGCACCTGGTGCCGGAGCTGAGCAAGACCAGCCTGCTGTTCCTCGGCAACCTGGCCATGGCCTTCACCATCCTGTTCCAACTGCTGGCCCTGAGCGCCCTGCTCAATGCCCTGCTGGACATCTACGCGCGCACCGAACACGCCCGTACCCGCTCGATCAAGGGCTATGTGCAGTTGGCGAAGATGGTGCTGTACGTGTTTGGCGCGATCATCATCGTCGCCACCCTGATCGACCGCTCGCCGCTGTTGCTGCTGTCCGGCCTGGGCGCCATGTCGGCGGTGATCCTGTTGGTCTACAAGGACACCCTGCTGTCCTTCGTCGCCAGCGTGCAGTTGACCAGCAACGACATGCTGCGGGTCGGCGACTGGATCGAGATGCCCCAGGTCGGCGCCGACGGCGATGTGGTGGACATCACCCTGCACACGGTCAAGGTGCAGAACTTCGACAAGACCATCGTCTCCATCCCCACCTGGCGCCTGATGAGCGAGTCGTTCAAGAACTGGCGCGGCATGCAGCAATCCGGCGGTCGGCGGATCAAGCGCAGCCTGTACATCGATGCCAGCGGCGTGCGCTTCCTGCATGACGACGAAGAACAGCGGCTGAGCAAGGTGCGCCTGCTCACCGACTACATCGGGCGCAAGCAGGCCGAGCTGAAAAGCTGGAACGAAGCCCAGGGCAACGTCGCCGCGCTGTCGGCCAACCGCCGGCGCATGACCAATATCGGCACCTTCCGCGCCTACGCCCTGGCGTACCTCAAGAGCCACCCGGAGATCCAGCCGAACATGACCTGCATGGTGCGCCAGATGCAGACCACGGCCCAGGGCATTCCCCTGGAGATTTACTGCTTTACCCGCACCACCGCCTGGGTCGATTACGAGCGCATCCAGGGGGATATCTTCGATTACCTGCTGGCGGTGATGCCGGAATTCGGCCTGAACCTGTACCAGCAGCCCAGCGGCACCGACCTGCGGGCCGGTTTGCTGCCGGCGATAGCGGGCGCCAGCCATGTGCCGCAATTGGAGAAACACGCACTGTAA
- a CDS encoding carboxylate/amino acid/amine transporter: MGYLLFVTLIQAFSFSLIGEYLAGHVDSYFAVLVRVLLAGLVFLPLTRWRRVEPAFMRGMLLIGALQFGITYVCLYLSFRVLTVPEVLLFTILTPLHVTLIEDALNRRFNPWGLLAALVAVAGAVVIRYDSVNPDFFIGFLLLQLANFTYAAGQVLYKHLVARYPSDLPHYRRFGYFYLGALLVVLPAFLLFGKAHYLPDAPLQWAVLLFLGLVSTALGMYWWNKGACLVTGATLAVMNNLHVPVGLLVNLLIWNQHEDLGRLLLGGLVILGAVWISRRGGRPVQAS; this comes from the coding sequence ATGGGCTACCTACTTTTTGTCACCCTGATCCAGGCGTTTTCCTTCAGCCTGATCGGCGAATACCTGGCCGGGCATGTCGACAGCTACTTCGCGGTGCTGGTGCGGGTGCTGCTGGCGGGGCTGGTGTTTCTTCCGCTGACCCGCTGGCGCCGGGTGGAGCCGGCCTTCATGCGCGGCATGCTGCTGATTGGCGCGCTGCAGTTCGGCATCACCTACGTGTGCCTGTACCTGAGCTTTCGGGTGCTGACGGTGCCGGAGGTGCTGCTGTTCACCATCCTCACGCCCCTGCACGTAACCCTGATCGAAGACGCCCTGAACCGGCGCTTCAATCCCTGGGGCCTGCTGGCGGCGCTGGTGGCGGTGGCGGGCGCGGTGGTGATCCGCTACGACAGCGTCAATCCGGATTTCTTCATCGGCTTCTTGCTGCTGCAACTGGCCAACTTCACCTATGCCGCCGGGCAAGTGCTGTACAAGCACCTGGTGGCGCGCTACCCCAGCGACCTGCCGCACTACCGGCGCTTCGGCTACTTCTACCTGGGAGCCTTGCTGGTGGTGTTGCCGGCGTTCCTGCTGTTCGGCAAGGCCCATTACCTGCCTGATGCGCCGCTGCAATGGGCGGTGCTGCTGTTTCTTGGCCTGGTGTCCACGGCCCTGGGCATGTACTGGTGGAACAAGGGCGCGTGCCTGGTGACCGGCGCCACCCTGGCGGTGATGAACAACCTGCATGTGCCGGTGGGGCTGCTGGTCAACCTGCTGATCTGGAACCAGCATGAAGATCTGGGGCGCTTGTTGCTGGGTGGGTTGGTGATTCTCGGGGCGGTGTGGATCAGCCGCCGCGGCGGCCGGCCTGTGCAGGCCAGCTGA
- a CDS encoding FMN-dependent NADH-azoreductase, translated as MSRVLIIESSARQQDSVSRQLTQTFIQQWQAAHPGDSITVRDLARQPVPHLDANLLGGWMKPAEQRSAAEQDSLQRSNELTDELLAADVLVLAAPMYNFAIPSTLKAWLDHVLRAGVTFKYTDTGPQGLLTGKRAYVLTARGGIYAGSSADHQEPYLRQVMGFIGIHDVEFIHAEGLNLGGDFHEKGLNQANAKLAQVA; from the coding sequence ATGTCCCGCGTCCTGATCATTGAAAGCAGCGCCCGCCAGCAGGATTCCGTATCCCGGCAACTGACCCAGACTTTTATCCAGCAATGGCAGGCCGCTCACCCCGGCGACTCGATCACGGTGCGTGATCTGGCCCGCCAACCGGTGCCGCACCTGGACGCCAACCTGCTGGGGGGCTGGATGAAACCCGCCGAACAGCGCAGCGCCGCCGAACAGGACTCCCTGCAGCGCTCCAACGAATTGACCGACGAACTGCTGGCCGCCGACGTGCTGGTGCTGGCCGCGCCGATGTACAACTTCGCCATTCCCAGCACCCTGAAGGCCTGGCTCGACCATGTGCTGCGCGCCGGGGTGACCTTCAAGTACACCGACACTGGGCCACAAGGCCTGCTCACCGGCAAGCGTGCCTACGTGCTCACCGCTCGTGGCGGCATCTACGCCGGCAGCAGCGCCGATCACCAGGAACCCTACCTGCGTCAGGTGATGGGCTTTATCGGCATCCACGACGTCGAGTTCATTCACGCCGAAGGCCTGAACCTGGGTGGCGACTTCCATGAAAAGGGCTTGAACCAGGCCAACGCCAAGCTGGCCCAGGTGGCCTGA
- a CDS encoding LysR family transcriptional regulator has translation MKAPRVTLDQWRTLQAVVDHGGFAQAAEALHRSQSSVSYTVARMQDQLGVPLLRIDGRKAVLTEAGGVLLRRSRQLVKQASQLEDLAHHMEQGWEAEVRLVVDAAYPNARLVRALTAFMPQSRGCRVRLREEVLSGVEEVLLEGVADLAISSFNISGYLGTELSSVEFVAVAHPEHALHRLQRELHFQDLESQLQVVIRDSGRQQPRDVGWLGAEQRWTVGSLATAATFVGSGLGFAWLPRHLIERELREGLLKVLPLDQGGSRHPTFFLYSNKDKPLGPATQILVELLRTFDTAPLDAPFAAPEQA, from the coding sequence ATGAAAGCGCCCCGCGTGACCCTGGATCAATGGCGCACCCTGCAGGCGGTGGTCGATCACGGCGGCTTCGCCCAGGCCGCCGAAGCCCTGCACCGCTCGCAATCCTCGGTCAGCTACACCGTGGCGCGCATGCAGGACCAGCTCGGCGTGCCGCTGCTGCGCATCGATGGCCGCAAGGCGGTGCTCACCGAAGCCGGCGGCGTGCTGCTGCGCCGCTCCCGGCAACTGGTCAAGCAGGCCAGCCAACTGGAAGACCTGGCCCACCACATGGAACAGGGCTGGGAAGCCGAAGTGCGCTTGGTGGTGGACGCCGCCTACCCCAACGCGCGGCTGGTGCGCGCCCTGACCGCCTTCATGCCGCAAAGCCGCGGCTGCCGCGTGCGTCTGCGCGAGGAAGTGCTGTCCGGGGTCGAGGAAGTGCTGCTCGAAGGCGTGGCCGACCTGGCCATCAGCAGTTTCAACATCTCCGGCTACCTGGGCACCGAGCTGAGCTCGGTGGAATTCGTCGCCGTGGCCCACCCGGAACACGCCCTGCACCGCCTGCAACGGGAGCTGCACTTCCAGGACCTGGAAAGCCAGCTGCAAGTGGTGATCCGCGACTCCGGCCGCCAGCAGCCACGGGATGTCGGCTGGCTCGGCGCCGAGCAGCGCTGGACCGTGGGCAGCCTGGCCACCGCCGCGACCTTCGTCGGCAGCGGCCTGGGTTTTGCCTGGCTGCCCCGGCACCTGATCGAACGGGAACTGCGCGAAGGCCTGCTCAAGGTCCTGCCCCTGGACCAGGGCGGCAGTCGCCACCCGACCTTCTTCCTCTATTCCAACAAGGACAAACCCCTGGGCCCGGCCACGCAGATCCTCGTGGAACTGCTGCGCACCTTCGACACCGCGCCCCTGGATGCGCCCTTTGCCGCCCCCGAGCAAGCCTGA
- a CDS encoding alpha/beta fold hydrolase — protein MAYFEHEGCTLHYEEYGRGEPLLLVHGLGSSAQDWEKQIPELSTRYRLIVPDLRGHGRSDKPRERYSIPGFTADIVALIEHLNLGPAHYVGLSMGGMVGFQLGVDQPQLLKSLCIVNSAPEVKVRSANDYWQWFKRWSLARVLSLATIGQALGQRLFPKPEQGELRQKMAERWAKNDKRAYLASFDAIVGWGVQERLGRITCPTLVVSADHDYTPVAVKEAYVKLLPDARLVVIEDSRHATPLDQPQRFNQTLLDFTTTVDTTTQDH, from the coding sequence ATGGCCTATTTCGAGCATGAAGGTTGCACCCTGCACTACGAGGAATACGGCCGGGGCGAGCCCCTGCTGCTGGTTCACGGCCTGGGCTCCAGCGCCCAGGACTGGGAAAAGCAGATCCCCGAGCTCTCGACCCGCTACCGCCTGATCGTCCCCGACCTGCGTGGCCACGGACGCTCCGACAAGCCTCGGGAGCGCTACAGCATCCCGGGCTTCACCGCCGACATCGTGGCGCTGATCGAACACCTGAACCTGGGCCCCGCGCATTATGTCGGGCTGTCCATGGGCGGCATGGTCGGCTTCCAGCTGGGCGTGGATCAGCCGCAACTGCTCAAGAGCCTGTGCATCGTCAACAGCGCCCCCGAGGTCAAGGTGCGCAGCGCCAATGACTACTGGCAGTGGTTCAAACGCTGGAGCCTGGCCCGGGTGCTGAGCCTGGCCACCATCGGCCAGGCCCTGGGCCAGCGGCTGTTTCCCAAGCCGGAGCAAGGCGAGTTGCGGCAAAAAATGGCCGAGCGCTGGGCAAAAAACGACAAACGTGCTTATCTCGCCAGCTTCGACGCCATCGTCGGCTGGGGGGTGCAGGAACGACTGGGCCGTATCACCTGTCCAACCCTGGTCGTCAGTGCCGACCACGACTACACCCCGGTGGCGGTCAAGGAGGCTTATGTCAAACTGCTGCCGGATGCACGGCTGGTGGTGATCGAGGATTCCCGACACGCCACGCCGCTGGACCAGCCGCAGCGCTTCAACCAAACCCTGCTGGACTTCACAACCACAGTCGACACCACCACCCAGGATCACTGA
- a CDS encoding peptidylprolyl isomerase, with protein MLKKIALVAGSVLFAANLMAAQPAKAPHVLLDTSFGKIEVELDPVKAPISSKNFLDYVDSGFYTNTIFHRVIPGFMVQGGGFTAQMVQKDTRDPIKNEASNGLHNVRGTLSMARTSNPNSATSQFFINVADNAFLDPGRDAGYAVFAKVVSGMDVVDQIVNSQTTTKQGMQNVPVDPVLIKSAKRID; from the coding sequence ATGCTGAAAAAAATCGCCCTCGTCGCCGGCTCCGTGCTGTTCGCGGCCAACCTGATGGCCGCGCAACCGGCCAAGGCGCCCCACGTCCTGCTGGACACCAGCTTCGGCAAGATCGAAGTCGAGCTGGACCCGGTCAAGGCACCGATCTCCAGCAAGAACTTCCTCGACTACGTCGACAGCGGCTTCTACACCAACACCATCTTCCACCGGGTGATCCCGGGCTTCATGGTCCAGGGCGGCGGATTCACCGCGCAGATGGTGCAGAAAGACACCCGCGACCCGATCAAGAACGAAGCCTCCAACGGCCTGCATAACGTGCGCGGCACCCTGTCCATGGCCCGCACCTCCAACCCCAACTCGGCCACCAGCCAGTTCTTCATCAACGTCGCCGACAACGCCTTCCTCGACCCGGGCCGCGACGCCGGCTACGCCGTATTCGCCAAGGTGGTGAGCGGCATGGACGTGGTGGACCAGATCGTCAATTCCCAGACCACCACCAAGCAAGGCATGCAGAACGTGCCTGTGGACCCGGTGCTGATCAAGTCGGCCAAGCGCATCGACTGA
- a CDS encoding ABC transporter ATP-binding protein, whose product MLFRRFEQLIDIFRDAPSATPPNRVLPFYFHYIKQVWPSFVALLVVGLFVALIEVSLFSYLSTIIDLAQGTPSAQVFSDHGLELAWMAVVALLFRPLMVGLHDLLMHQTINPGMTSLIRWQNHSYVLRQSLNFFQNDFAGRIAQRIMQTGYSLQDSSVQVIDALWHVTIYAIGSLVLFADADWRLMIPLLLWITGFIGAMRYFVPRIQQRSVDASDARSKLMGRIVDGYTNITTLKLFAHTHFEQSYAREAIAEQTEKSQLAGRVVTTMDVTITSLNGLLIVSTTGLALWLWSQSLISAGAIALATGLVIRIVNMSGWIMWVINGIFENIGMVEDGLQSIAQPLQLTDREQAPKLAVAQGGVRFEHVEFHYGKANKVISDLNLEIRPGEKIGLIGPSGAGKSTLVNLLLRLYDLQGGQILIDGQNIAEVTQESLRERIGMITQDTSLLHRSIRDNLLYGRPDATDEELWEAVRKARADEFIPLLSDAQGRTGFDAHVGERGVKLSGGQRQRIAIARVLLKDAPILIMDEATSALDSEVEAAIQESLETLMQGKTVIAIAHRLSTIARMDRLVVLEHGRIAETGTHAELLAHGGLYARLWQHQTGGFVGID is encoded by the coding sequence ATGCTCTTTCGTCGTTTTGAACAACTGATCGATATCTTCCGCGACGCCCCCAGCGCCACCCCACCCAATCGGGTCCTGCCGTTCTACTTCCACTACATCAAGCAAGTCTGGCCGAGCTTCGTCGCCCTGCTGGTGGTGGGCCTGTTCGTGGCCCTGATCGAGGTGTCGCTGTTCAGCTACCTGAGCACCATCATCGACCTGGCCCAGGGCACGCCCAGCGCCCAGGTGTTCAGCGACCACGGCCTGGAACTGGCCTGGATGGCGGTGGTGGCCCTGCTGTTCCGGCCGCTGATGGTGGGCCTGCATGACCTGTTGATGCACCAGACCATCAACCCCGGCATGACCAGCCTGATCCGCTGGCAGAACCACAGCTACGTGCTGCGCCAGAGCCTGAACTTCTTCCAGAACGACTTCGCCGGGCGCATCGCCCAGCGCATCATGCAGACCGGCTACTCGCTGCAGGACTCCTCGGTGCAGGTGATCGACGCCCTGTGGCACGTGACCATCTACGCCATCGGCTCCCTGGTGCTGTTCGCCGACGCCGACTGGCGCCTGATGATCCCCCTGCTGCTGTGGATCACAGGTTTCATCGGCGCCATGCGCTACTTCGTGCCGCGCATCCAGCAGCGCTCGGTGGACGCCTCCGACGCCCGCTCAAAACTCATGGGGCGGATCGTCGACGGCTACACCAACATCACCACCCTCAAGCTCTTCGCCCACACCCATTTCGAGCAGAGCTACGCCCGCGAGGCGATTGCCGAGCAGACCGAGAAAAGCCAGCTGGCCGGGCGTGTGGTCACCACCATGGACGTGACCATCACCAGCCTCAACGGCCTGCTGATCGTCAGCACCACGGGCCTGGCCCTGTGGCTGTGGAGCCAGTCGCTGATCAGCGCCGGGGCCATCGCCCTGGCCACCGGTCTGGTGATCCGCATCGTCAACATGTCCGGCTGGATCATGTGGGTGATCAACGGCATCTTCGAAAACATCGGCATGGTCGAGGACGGTTTGCAGAGCATCGCCCAGCCGCTGCAGCTCACCGACCGCGAGCAGGCGCCCAAGCTGGCCGTGGCCCAGGGCGGCGTACGCTTCGAGCATGTGGAGTTTCATTACGGCAAGGCCAACAAGGTGATCAGCGACCTCAACCTGGAGATCCGTCCCGGCGAGAAGATCGGCCTGATCGGCCCGTCCGGGGCCGGCAAGTCGACCCTGGTCAACCTGCTGCTGCGCCTCTACGACCTGCAGGGCGGGCAGATCCTCATCGACGGCCAGAACATCGCCGAAGTGACCCAGGAAAGCCTGCGCGAACGCATCGGCATGATCACCCAGGACACCTCGCTGCTGCACCGCTCGATCCGCGACAACCTGCTCTACGGCCGCCCCGACGCCACGGACGAGGAGCTCTGGGAAGCGGTGCGCAAGGCCCGCGCCGATGAGTTCATCCCGCTGTTGTCCGATGCCCAGGGCCGCACCGGCTTCGATGCCCATGTCGGGGAGCGCGGGGTCAAGCTGTCCGGCGGTCAGCGCCAGCGCATCGCCATTGCCCGGGTCCTGCTCAAGGACGCGCCGATCCTGATCATGGACGAGGCCACCTCGGCCCTGGACTCGGAAGTCGAAGCGGCGATCCAGGAAAGCCTGGAAACCCTGATGCAGGGCAAGACCGTGATCGCCATCGCCCACCGCCTCTCCACCATCGCCCGCATGGACCGCCTGGTGGTCCTGGAGCACGGGCGCATCGCCGAGACTGGCACCCACGCCGAACTGCTGGCCCACGGCGGTCTTTATGCACGCCTGTGGCAGCACCAGACCGGAGGCTTCGTCGGCATCGACTGA
- the aqpZ gene encoding aquaporin Z, producing MSLFKRSVTEMLGTFWLVLGGCGSSVLAAAFPNVGIGLLGVALAFGLTVLTMAFAIGHISGCHLNPAVSVGLVVGGRFPAKELPAYIVAQVIGGVIAAALLYFIASGKPGFELASGLASNGYGAHSPGGYSMAAGFVCELVMTLMFVVIILGATDKRAPAGLAPIAIGLALTLIHLISIPVTNTSVNPARSTGPALIVGGWALQQLWLFWLAPILGAVIGGVVYRWLGKEDN from the coding sequence ATGTCTTTGTTCAAACGTTCCGTTACCGAAATGCTCGGTACTTTCTGGCTGGTCCTGGGCGGGTGCGGCAGCTCCGTGCTCGCCGCGGCCTTTCCCAATGTCGGCATCGGCCTGCTGGGCGTCGCCCTGGCCTTCGGCCTGACGGTGCTGACCATGGCCTTCGCCATCGGCCATATCTCCGGTTGTCACTTGAACCCCGCGGTGTCCGTAGGGCTGGTGGTGGGCGGACGCTTTCCGGCCAAGGAATTGCCGGCCTATATCGTCGCCCAAGTGATCGGCGGGGTGATCGCCGCGGCGTTGCTGTACTTCATCGCCAGCGGCAAGCCGGGCTTCGAGCTGGCCTCGGGGCTGGCCTCCAACGGCTACGGCGCACACTCCCCCGGCGGCTATTCCATGGCTGCGGGGTTTGTCTGCGAGCTGGTGATGACCTTGATGTTCGTGGTGATCATCCTCGGCGCCACCGACAAGCGCGCCCCGGCGGGACTGGCGCCGATCGCCATCGGCCTGGCCCTGACCCTGATCCACCTGATCTCGATCCCGGTCACCAACACTTCGGTCAACCCGGCCCGCAGCACCGGCCCGGCGCTGATCGTCGGCGGCTGGGCCTTGCAGCAACTGTGGCTGTTCTGGCTGGCGCCGATCCTCGGCGCGGTGATCGGCGGTGTGGTCTACCGCTGGCTGGGCAAGGAAGACAACTGA